In a genomic window of Scyliorhinus torazame isolate Kashiwa2021f chromosome 5, sScyTor2.1, whole genome shotgun sequence:
- the LOC140418253 gene encoding uncharacterized protein produces MEKPWKCGDCRMGFNYPSELETHRRIHTGETPFTCSMCGKGSTTLSNLITHQHVHTDQRPFKCADCEKNFKSRKDLLIHQRTHTGERPFSCSVCRKGFTQSSELLRHQLVHTDQRPFKCADCEKSFKSRKDLLLHQRTHTGEWPFTCSVCGKGFNASSNLRTHHQVHSDQRPFKCADCEKSFKSRNDLLFHQRQHTGEKPFTCSACGKGFTQSSNLRTHQRVHTDKRPFQCSDCEKSFKSQRCLMIHQRTHTGERPFTCSVCGKGFTESSQLLKHQRVHTGERPYTCPVCEKKFTQSSDLTRHQLVHTDQKPFKCSDCEKRFTSKQNLLKHQRVHTETES; encoded by the coding sequence atggagaaaccgtggaaatgtggggactgtaggatgggattcaattacccatctgaattggaaactcatcgacgtattcacactggggaaacgccgttcacctgctccatgtgtgggaagggatccaCTACGTTATCCAACCTCATCACACACCAGCATGTTCatactgaccagagaccgtttaaatgtgctgactgtgagaagaactttaaaagcagaaaggatttactgatacatcaacgcactcacactggggagaggccgttctcctgctctgtgtgtaggaagggattcactcagtcatccgaactcctgagacaccaacttgttcatactgatcagagaccttttaaatgtgctgactgtgagaagagctttaaaagcagaaaggacttactgttacatcaacgcactcacactggggaatggccattcacctgctctgtgtgtgggaagggatttaatgcttcatcaaacctccggactcaccatcaggtccactctgaccagagaccgtttaaatgtgctgactgtgaaaagagctttaaaagcagaaatgatttactgTTCCATCAACGCcaacacactggagagaagccattcacctgctccgcgtgtgggaaaggattcactcagtcatcgaacctccggacacaccaacgtgttcacacagataagagaccttttcaatgttctgactgtgagaagagctttaaaagtcaAAGGTGTTTaatgatacatcaacgcactcacactggggagaggccgttcacctgctctgtgtgtgggaagggattcactgagtcatcccagcttttgaaacaccagcgagttcacactggggagagaccgtacacttgccccgtgtgtgagaagaaattcactcagtcatccgacctgactagacaccaacttgttcacactgatcagaaaccttttaaatgttctgactgtgaaaaaAGATTTACAAGTAAAcagaatctgctgaaacaccagcgagttcacactgaaacagaatcatag